In a genomic window of Brassica rapa cultivar Chiifu-401-42 chromosome A10, CAAS_Brap_v3.01, whole genome shotgun sequence:
- the LOC103847481 gene encoding wall-associated receptor kinase-like 20, protein MENKLSYYAILIPTLWTVWLACAGQSCARHPKAKPPMPGPPRCPNCGPMVVPYPLSTGPNCGDQAYKINCVGGKLYFGALHGSSYLITSINPVTQRIVIHPPGFASSGSCLSADVSKAGLELDPHLPFSITNSNTILLLGCPEAMLQAPIDCTGTSLCHSYIKSNVSACSKAPFCCTFRTDGSQNAYTIRINGGGCLAYQSFVGLNPNKEVPPPGKKWPDPGLELQWTLPKEPLCKTDVDCSLLLGSKSKCLPDTTSLGLKRCSCKKGLEWDPVSSTCGKCRHGKLCKKKKKSTLVFAGAAVAVVVVTLAIAVAVLANKHSHKRVKKEIHKNIVKERQEMLSAKSTGKSSRIFTGREITKATNNFSKDNLIGTGGFGEVFKAVLDDGTITAIKRAKLNNTKGTDQILNEVRILCQVNHRSLVRLLGCCVDLELPLLIYEFIPNGTLFEHLHGNSDGSWKPLSWRRRLQIAYQTAEGLAYLHSSAMPPIYHRDVKSSNILLDDKLNAKVSDFGLSRLVDLTETANNESHIFTGAQGTLGYVDPEYYRNFQLTDKSDVYSFGVVLLEMVTSKKAIDFSRQEEDVNLVMYMNKMMDEERLIECIDPVLKKTASKVDLQTMQQLGNLASACLNERRQNRPSMKEVADEIEYIINVLSQEVTETQLS, encoded by the exons ATGGAGAACAAGCTATCATACTACGCCATATTGATTCCAACTCTCTGGACCGTATGGCTAGCATGCGCAGGCCAATCTTGTGCTCGTCATCCTAAGGCAAAACCTCCCATGCCCGGACCACCACGGTGTCCCAACTGCGGACCCATGGTTGTACCTTACCCGCTAAGTACGGGTCCAAACTGTGGTGACCAAGCCTACAAGATAAATTGCGTTGGGGGTAAGCTCTATTTCGGTGCTCTTCATGGGTCATCGTATCTCATCACGTCTATCAACCCGGTGACACAACGGATAGTCATACACCCGCCTGGTTTTGCTAGCTCTGGGTCTTGTCTCTCTGCCGATGTCTCTAAAGCTGGTCTTGAGCTCGACCCACATCTTCCTTTTAGCATCACTAATAGCAACACTATCTTGCTGCTTGGTTGCCCTGAAGCTATGCTGCAG GCGCCAATAGATTGTACCGGAACCAGCTTATGCCACAGTTACATCAAGAGCAATGTATCAGCTTGTTCCAAGGCTCCCTTTTGTTGCACCTTCAGAACCGACGGGTCTCAAAACGCTTACACGATCAGGATCAATGGTGGGGGATGTCTCGCGTACCAAAGCTTTGTGGGGTTGAATCCAAACAAAGAGGTTCCACCTCCTGGTAAAAAATGGCCAGACCCAGGGCTAGAGTTGCAATGGACACTGCCTAAGGAGCCACTCTGCAAAACGGATGTTGATTGTAGCCTCTTGTTGGGTAGTAAATCAAAGTGCTTGCCTGACACTACGAGTCTCGGCCTGAAACGATGCTCCTGCAAAAAGGGTTTGGAATGGGATCCGGTCAGCTCAACAT GTGGTAAATGTCGACATGGGAAACTAtgcaagaaaaagaagaagagcacCCTTGTTTTCGCAG GTGCGGCGGTTGCGGTTGTGGTGGTTACACTGGCGATTGCGGTAGCGGTTCTTGCAAACAAACATAGCCACAAAAGAGTTAAAAAGGAGATCCATAAGAACATCGTTAAGGAGCGACAAGAGATGCTCAGCGCAAAATCCACAGGAAAATCATCAAGAATCTTCACCGGCAGAGAAATCACAAAAGCAACCAACAACTTCTCGAAAGACAACCTCATAGGCACCGGAGGCTTCGGTGAAGTGTTTAAAGCTGTTCTTGACGATGGGACCATAACAGCCATCAAACGAGCAAAGCTTAACAACACCAAAGGCACTGATCAAATCCTAAACGAAGTTCGGATCCTCTGCCAAGTCAATCACAGAAGCTTAGTCAGGCTCCTTGGTTGCTGCGTCGATCTCGAGCTGCCTCTCTTGATCTACGAGTTCATCCCCAACGGAACTCTATTCGAACATCTCCATGGCAACTCAGACGGCAGCTGGAAACCCCTGTCTTGGCGGCGAAGACTGCAGATCGCATACCAAACAGCTGAAGGCTTAGCTTATCTCCATTCCTCAGCAATGCCGCCCATCTACCACCGCGATGTGAAGTCAAGCAACATCTTGCTCGACGACAAGCTAAACGCCAAAGTTTCAGACTTCGGGCTCTCGAGGCTGGTGGATTTGACGGAAACAGCTAACAACGAGAGCCATATCTTCACTGGCGCGCAGGGTACATTGGGCTATGTGGATCCGGAGTACTACAGGAACTTCCAGCTAACTGATAAGAGCGACGTGTACAGCTTCGGAGTCGTGCTTCTTGAGATGGTAACATCGAAGAAGGCTATAGATTTCAGTAGACAAGAGGAAGATGTGAACCTGGTGATGTATATGAACAAGATGATGGATGAAGAGAGGTTGATTGAATGCATTGACCCGGTGCTGAAGAAGACGGCTAGCAAGGTTGACCTGCAGACGATGCAACAGCTCGGGAATTTAGCATCCGCGTGCCTTAACGAGAGGAGACAGAACCGGCCTTCCATGAAAGAGGTGGCTGATGAGATCGAGTACATCATCAATGTTCTGTCACAAGAGGTTACTGAGACACAGTTGTCTTAG